CTGCTCTCCGGGCAGGCAATGAAGGCGGTTCCAAGCTGCGCCGCTGCAGCGCCTGCGGCCAGAGCATCGGCGATATCCGCCCCGGTCATCATCCCGCCCGCGGCAATCACCGGCAGCGTCTGTGCCGCCGCCAATTCGCGGACCAGCGGTAAGGTCTGCAGCCGCTCATCCTCACCGGTGGGATCAATAATGCCCCGGTGGCCACCCGCCTCCCACCCCTGCGCAACAATAGCATCAATGCCAGCGCGCTCCAGGCTACGGGCCTCAGTGAGCGAGGTTGCGGTGGCGAGCACTACGACACCTGCGGTTTTCAGCGCCGCGATGACATCCTGCGAAGGCAGGCCAAAGTGAAAGCTGACAACCGCCGGGCGCTGCGCGATCAACATGTCCTGCATGTCGCGATCTACGCAAAAACTGGTGTATATTTCGCGCAAACTCTGCGGTGGCGTCGCGCCGAAGCCCTGAAACACAGGTGACAGATGTTGAAGCCATCCCGCCTCTCGCACAGGGTCCGCGGTGGCGGGTTTGTGGCAGAACACATTTACATTGAAGGGCCGACCGGTCAGTGCCGCCGTCTGAAGAAGCATCTTCTCGGCCTGCTCGACACTTGCCGCGCCGATACCAAGCGCACCGAGCCCGCCCGCATTACTGACAGCCGCCGCCATCTGGGGCGTACTGACGCCGGCCATCGGCGATTGCAGGATCGGCAAGGATATCCCCAGACGATCCATTAACGCTGCTGAAGTAGAAATACTGCTCATCACACTCTCTTTCGCCACGAAGCCTATTTGGGCAAAAGAGCCGGTTTGATGAGGCGGCGCAAGTGGCGCCACCTCAACCGATCTTAGTTGATCGATACCAATTCGATATCAAAAATCAAATCCTTGCCCGCCAGCGGGTGGTTGGCATCTAGGGTCACAGTCGCCTCTGTCACTTCAACCACGGTCACCGGCAGAACTTCCCCGGTCGGGGCCTGCATCTGCAGTTGGGTGCCAACCTCAAGCGGGATGTCATCAGGGATGCCTTCGCGTGGGATGGTCTGACGAGCCTCATCATGGCTAGGGCCGTAGGCCTGATCAGCAGGGATATCGAGCGTTTTCGTCTCGCCTGCGGTCATGCCGATCAAACCAGCATCCATCCCTTCGATTACCTGACCGGAGCCAACGGTGAACTCAAGCGGCTCGCGCCCTTCGGAGCTGTCAAAGACGCTGCCGTCTGTCAGCTTGCCTGTATAATGGATGCGTACGGTATCGCCGCTTTTTACCTCGGTCATGGGACCTCCAGTTGGTTTCACGTTACAAAGGCGCGCACAGTATAGGACCCGTCCCTGATGTAAACCCAACCGGCCGACGCCCCTGACTGGTCGCTGTTTGTCGGAGAATGCACCGCATTGTGGCTGGAGTTGACGCCCGTTTTGCGCCTAGGCTGGCACAACCACAGGACACCGGACGGGAGGCCCCATGGCGATCACAACCTGTATCTTCGATGCCTATGGCACATTGTTCGACGTGACAGCGGCCGCACGACAGGCTGCTCAGGAGCCGGAGTTCCCGCATCTGATCGACCATTGGGCCGAGCTGGCCAACCATTGGCGACTGAAGCAGCTGCAATACACCTGGCTGCGCGCCATCACCGACGCCCACACCGATTTCTGGCAGGTCACCCAAGATGGATTGGACTGGGCGATGGACGCCACCGGCCTCAGTGGGGATCCGCAACTCCGCAAACGATTGCTCGATCTCTATTGGCAGCTTCAGGCCTATGAGGAGGTGCCGCAGATGCTGCGCGCGCTCAAGACGGCTGGGCTGCAGACAGCGATCCTGTCCAATGGATCACCCAAGATGCTGGAAGGTGCAGTCAACTCGGCCGGGGTGAGCGGGCTGCTGGACGATGTCTTGTCTGTCGAGGCCGTCGGGGTCTTCAAACCCGATGCACAGGTCTACGACCTCGTCGAGGCACGGTTCAACTGTCAGCGCGACGAGGTATTGTTTGTCTCCTCCAACGGCTGGGACGCCGCCGGCGCGGCGGGGTATGGATTCACCACAGCCTGGGTCAATCGGAGCGGCGAACCAATGGATCGTCTGCCCTGGACGCCAAATCATGTGTTGAGCGATCTGAGCAGTATCCCGAAATTGCTTGATACATAGTCCTATGTCGCATGTATCAGAACCGCTTTCAGTCTTCACCAGCTCGGACGGGTTGCAACTCGCCTATGACGACTCCGACCATTCAGGCAACGGAGCGCGCCCGCCATTGTTATGCTTGGCGGGTCTAACTCGCGACGGGCAGGATTTTCGATACCTTCGGCCGCATATCCATGGTCATCGGATGATTACGCTGGATGCACGCGGTCGAGGCAGGTCGCAATACGCCGAAGACATTCACAGCTATTCGGTCCCGCGTGAGGCGCAGGATGTGATCGAGCTGCTGGATCACCTTAATATTGATCGCGTCACGATTCTTGGCACATCGCGCGGTGGACTGGTCGCTATGGCGCTGGCCGCCTTGCACAAACACAGGTTAGCTGGCGTGATCCTGAACGACGTCGGGCCAGAAATTCCGGCCGATGGGATCGCGCGGATCATGGCCTATGTCGGGCATCGTCCTGCGGCAAAAACCTACGAACAGGCCGCCTCGGCGCTGGCTGCATACATGGCCCCAGCATTTCCCGGTATACCAATGGCGCGCTGGCGCGAGGAGGTTGAGGTTTTCTACACCCAGACCCCGGAAGGTTTGGCCCTGCGCTACGACGCACGGTTGCGCGACGCCCTACTGGCGCAAGCTGCCGCCGGGCCGACGCCAGATC
The nucleotide sequence above comes from Phaeobacter inhibens DSM 16374. Encoded proteins:
- a CDS encoding NAD(P)H-dependent flavin oxidoreductase, which codes for MSSISTSAALMDRLGISLPILQSPMAGVSTPQMAAAVSNAGGLGALGIGAASVEQAEKMLLQTAALTGRPFNVNVFCHKPATADPVREAGWLQHLSPVFQGFGATPPQSLREIYTSFCVDRDMQDMLIAQRPAVVSFHFGLPSQDVIAALKTAGVVVLATATSLTEARSLERAGIDAIVAQGWEAGGHRGIIDPTGEDERLQTLPLVRELAAAQTLPVIAAGGMMTGADIADALAAGAAAAQLGTAFIACPESSADAGYRAALLADDPETEMTAVISGRPARCLSNRFTDWGRQNRDAGIPAYPIAYDAGKALNAAAKNRDEFGYGAQWAGQGAAHARVMPTAELVAMLAQELSVAQREDRAPE
- a CDS encoding FKBP-type peptidyl-prolyl cis-trans isomerase, with protein sequence MTEVKSGDTVRIHYTGKLTDGSVFDSSEGREPLEFTVGSGQVIEGMDAGLIGMTAGETKTLDIPADQAYGPSHDEARQTIPREGIPDDIPLEVGTQLQMQAPTGEVLPVTVVEVTEATVTLDANHPLAGKDLIFDIELVSIN
- a CDS encoding haloacid dehalogenase type II gives rise to the protein MAITTCIFDAYGTLFDVTAAARQAAQEPEFPHLIDHWAELANHWRLKQLQYTWLRAITDAHTDFWQVTQDGLDWAMDATGLSGDPQLRKRLLDLYWQLQAYEEVPQMLRALKTAGLQTAILSNGSPKMLEGAVNSAGVSGLLDDVLSVEAVGVFKPDAQVYDLVEARFNCQRDEVLFVSSNGWDAAGAAGYGFTTAWVNRSGEPMDRLPWTPNHVLSDLSSIPKLLDT
- a CDS encoding alpha/beta fold hydrolase; amino-acid sequence: MSHVSEPLSVFTSSDGLQLAYDDSDHSGNGARPPLLCLAGLTRDGQDFRYLRPHIHGHRMITLDARGRGRSQYAEDIHSYSVPREAQDVIELLDHLNIDRVTILGTSRGGLVAMALAALHKHRLAGVILNDVGPEIPADGIARIMAYVGHRPAAKTYEQAASALAAYMAPAFPGIPMARWREEVEVFYTQTPEGLALRYDARLRDALLAQAAAGPTPDLWPLFQSLSGVPSGVIRGSNSDILSPDTYQKMQLHLPELLAVEVPDRGHVPFLDEPSSLALIHRILEIAQ